From the Platichthys flesus chromosome 6, fPlaFle2.1, whole genome shotgun sequence genome, one window contains:
- the ano3 gene encoding anoctamin-3 has translation MHTSISEILKEKSLKPSRRSLPCLAQSQTHPINLNHFLSVPLSPEPKPEVEALSPSISTSCSILPPQTAEDGKDRYTEESEVTTCETRADQSFLLQKPSIRAKLEARTDSLKGKKAVHSSGLFFRDGKKRIDYILVYKKSSPQVEKRCTFEKNLRSEGLMLEKEPSLTNNDIMFVKVHAPWDSLCKYAEQMNIRMPFRKKCYFSDRKSKALGSRFHRRCRQIKSWLPRNPMKLDKEALPDLEETDCYTAPFSRARMHHFTINNRGTFFSNSTRSRIVHHVLQRTKYEEEKLKMGINRLLGNNTYEAAFPPHEGGYKSRHPIKTHGAQNQRHLLYERWARWGMWYKYQPLDLIRRYFGEKIGLYFAWLGWYTGMLIPAALVGVFVFLYGLFTMDSSQVSKEICEGNTTIMCPMCEENCGPWTLSDSCVYAKVTHLFDNGGTVFFAIFMAIWATVFLEFWKRRRAELTYDWDLIDWEEEEEELRPQFEAKYSRVERVNPISGKPEPFQPFSDKLSRLMVSVSGIFFMISLVLTAVFAVVVFRLIVMEKFASFNWKFVKKNWQFATSGTGVCINFMIIMSLNVVYEKVAYLLTNLEHPRTESEWENSFALKMFLFQFVNLNSSTFYIAFFLGRFAGRPGKYNKLFNRWRLEECHPSGCLIDLCLQMGVIMFFKQIWNNFMELGYPLLQNWWSRRKLKKGGGGGQNVDNKAQLPQWEKDWNLQPMNTHGLVDEYLEMVLQFGFTTIFVAAFPLAPLLALLNNIIEIRLDAYKFVTQWRRPMPARATDIGIWHGILEGIGVLAVITNAFVIAITSDYIPRFVYAFKYGPCVDKGHHHEDECLRGYMNSSLSVFDMGEFKNSSQSRYCRYRDYRAPPWSPVPYEFTLQFWHVLAARLAFIIVFEHLVFGIKSFIAYLIPDMPKGLCDRMRREKYLMQEMMYEAELEHLQKERKKNGRRYHHEWP, from the exons ATGCACACCAGCATCAGCGAGatcctgaaggagaagagcCTGAAGCCGTCTCGCCGCAGCTTGCCCTGCCTGGCCCAGAGTCAGACTCATCCAATCAACCTcaaccacttcctgtctgtgcctCTGAGCCCGGAGCCCAAACCAGAAGTCGAGGCTCTGAGTCCGAGCATCAGCACTTCCTGCAGCATCCTCCCCCCGCAGACAG cagaGGATGGCAAGGATCGTTATACAGAGGAGTCCGAGGTGACCACGTGTGAAACGAGAGCGGACCAGTCTTTTCTGCTACAGAAGCCCTCCATTCGTGCTAAGTTAGAGGCCCGTACGGATTCCCTAAAG GGAAAGAAAGCTGTTCATTCCTCTGGACTCTTTTTCCGAGATGGGAAAAAACGCATCGACTACATCCTGGTTTACAAGAAGTCCAGTCCGCAGGTGGAGAAAAGGTGCACGTTCGAGAAGAATTTACGTTCTGAGGGCCTGATGTTGGAGAAAGAG CCGTCGCTGACGAACAACGACATCATGTTTGTGAAGGTCCACGCTCCCTGGGACTCACTTTGCAAATATGCAGAGCAGATGAACATCAGAATGCCTTTCAG GAAAAAATGTTACTTCTCAGACCGGAAGAGCAAAGCATTGGGCAG CAGGTTCCATCGGAGATGTCGTCAGATAAAAAGCTGGCTTCCCAGAAATCCCATGAAGCTGGACAAAGAGGCCTTGCCTGACCTGGAGGAGACCGACTGCTACACAGCCCCGTTCAGCAGAGCACGCATGCACCA CTTCACTATCAACAACAGAGGAACCTTCTTCTCCAATTCCACCAGAAGCCGAATCGTCCATCATGTCCTGCAGCGCACCAAGTACGAGGAGGAGAAATTAAAGATGG GTATCAACCGGTTATTGGGCAACAACACCTACGAGGCTGCGTTTCCTCCTCATGAG GGTGGTTACAAGAGCCGACATCCAATCAAGACACATGGAGCCCAGAACCAAAGGCATCTTCTGTACGAGCGCTGGGCCCGCTGGGGCATGTGGTATAAATACCAGCCTCTTGACCTCATCAG ACGTTACTTTGGTGAGAAGATCGGCCTCTACTTTGCGTGGTTGGGCTGGTACACCGGCATGTTGATCCCAGCCGCCCTGGTTGgcgtttttgttttcctctacGGTCTCTTCACCATGGACTCTAGTCAAGTCAG TAAAGAAATATGTGAAGGCAACACAACCATCATGTGTCCCATGTGTGAGGAGAACTGTGGCCCCTGGACGCTGAGTGACAGCTGCGTCTACGCAAAG GTGACCCATCTGTTTGACAATGGCGGCACAGTGTTCTTCGCCATCTTCATGGCTATTTGGG CCACGGTATTCCTGGAGTTCTGGAAAAGAAGGAGAGCAGAGCTGACTTATGACTGGGATCTCATTGAttgggaagaggaagag GAGGAGCTGCGGCCTCAGTTCGAAGCCAAGTACTCCAGGGTGGAGAGAGTCAACCCCATCTCTGGCAAGCCTGAGCCGTTCCAGCCGTTCTCAGACAAACTCAGCCGGCTGATGGTGTCTGTGTCCGGAATATTCTTCATG ATTTCCCTGGTTCTGACGGCCGTGTTTGCCGTGGTGGTTTTCCGCCTCATAGTGATGGAGAAGTTTGCCTCCTTCAACTGGAAGTTTGTGAAGAAGAACTGGCAGTTTGCCACCTCCGGCACCGGCGTCTGCATCAACTTCATGATCATCATGTCTCTCAACGTG GTGTATGAAAAGGTGGCCTATCTGCTGACTAATTTAG AGCATCCGCGGACCGAGTCGGAGTGGGAGAACAGCTTCGCTCTGAAGATGTTCCTCTTCCAGTTTGTaaatctgaacagctccacgtTTTACATCGCCTTCTTTCTTGGAAG GTTTGCTGGCAGGCCCggaaaatacaataaactcTTTAATCGATGGAGACTGGAGGAG TGTCACCCGAGCGGCTGTTTGATTGATCTGTGCCTGCAAATGGGAGTCATCATGTTCTTCAAACAAATCTGGAACAACTTCATGGAGCTCGGTTATCC CTTGCTGCAGAACTGGTGGTCTCGCAGGAAGCTAAagaaaggaggtggaggagggcagAATGTAGACAATAAAGCCCAGCTCCCCCAGTGGGAAAAAGACTGGAATCTGCAGCCGATGAACACCCATGGACTGGTGGATGAATACCTTGAAATGG ttcTCCAGTTTGGCTTCACCACCATCTTTGTAGCAGCATTCCCGCTGGCTCCTCTCCTGGCTCTGCTCAACAACATCATCGAGATCCGTCTTGACGCCTACAAGTTTGTCACTCAGTGGAGGAGACCCATGCCGGCCCGAGCCACCGACATCG GTATATGGCATGGGATCCTCGAAGGAATCGGCGTGCTGGCGGTCATCACCAACGCCTTTGTCATCGCCATCACCTCAGACTACATCCCCCGCTTTGTGTACGCCTTCAAATACGGCCCGTGTGTGGACAAGGGGCATCACCACGAGGATGA GTGTCTGCGAGGCTACATGAACAGCAGCTTGTCTGTGTTCGACATGGGCGAGTTCAAAAACAGCAGCCAGTCCAGGTACTGCAGGTACCGGGACTACAGAGCGCCGCCCTGGAGCCCGGTTCCATACGAGTTCACCCTGCAGTTCTGGCACGTCTTGGCTGCCAGGCTGGCCTTCATCATCGTCTTTGAG CACCTGGTGTTTGGGATCAAGTCCTTCATAGCGTACCTCATTCCGGACATGCCGAAGGGTCTGTGTGATCGCATGAGGAGGGAGAAGTACCTGATGCAAGAGATGATGTACGAAGCGGAGCTGGAGCACCTGCAGAAGGAGCGGAAGAAGAATGGACGGCGGTATCACCACGAGTGGCCTTag
- the fibina gene encoding fin bud initiation factor a, which yields MMVPVPLLLLIVASVPCCSAVYDGPLQPEISNGTFHHFFVPDGDYEENVDPEECQMLFKFSDVSPCGANEERDSMVRDDFVIAKLQAEDAARLLEGIGRAVAHDLDGEDSYGKFLLREISQIGEAFSSVDKSLLELEVKFKQSQESELRDEQQLNGYVVKQVSDVRDALRKTTDISVGLKDKQELLSLIIRSHGTRLSRLKTEYLNFGA from the coding sequence aTGATGGTTCCCgtcccactgctgctcctcatagTCGCATCTGTGCCATGTTGCTCCGCAGTCTACGACGGGCCCCTCCAGCCCGAGATCTCCAACGGCACCTTCCATCACTTCTTCGTGCCGGACGGAGACTACGAGGAGAACGTGGACCCGGAGGAGTGCCAGATGCTCTTTAAGTTCTCCGACGTGTCTCCGTGCGGGGCCAACGAGGAGCGGGACTCGATGGTGCGGGATGACTTCGTCATTGCCAAGCTGCAGGCGGAGGACGCGGCGCGGCTTCTGGAGGGAATCGGACGCGCCGTGGCGCACGACCTGGACGGAGAGGACAGCTACGGCAAGTTCCTGCTGCGGGAGATCTCCCAGATCGGCGAGGCGTTCTCCAGCGTGGACAAGtccctgctggagctggaggtgaaGTTCAAGCAGAGCCAGGAGTCGGAGCTGAgagatgagcagcagctgaacgGATACGTGGTCAAGCAAGTGAGCGACGTCAGGGACGCGCTGAGGAAGACCACGGACATCTCTGTGGGACTGAAGGATAAACAAGAGCTGCTGTCTCTCATCATCCGCAGCCACGGCACCAGACTGAGCCGCCTCAAGACGGAGTACCTCAACTTTGGAGCATAG
- the tmem276a gene encoding transmembrane protein 178B, producing MAAMRTLTAAGLFLAFCALGLIAVAIGTDNWYETDARRHRERCKNYSNKRNDPGYIYISNNNLPLRMLPKEKSVERKGSGVGGEMLLRAKRHFLPPASAMESLCSRQFNSTITGLWRKCHREGFDLETEDLIFKGLVPRCTPIKYYYSSSTLPRNLPINLTKTIRQDEWHALHLQRMTASFVGMAISIILFGWVIGVLGCCKEHDLMQYVAGLLFLMGGTCCIISLCTCVAGINFELSRYPRYMFGIPEDISHGYGWSMFCAWGGLGLTLLAGFLCTLAPSLYPPQTPVVHKPRQENGSV from the exons ATGGCTGCGATGAGGACTTTAACCGCGGCGGGTCTCTTCCTGGCGTTCTGCGCTCTGGGGCTGATCGCAGTGGCGATCGGCACCGACAACTGGTACGAGACGGACGCGAGGAGGCACCGGGAGCGCTGCAAGAATTACTCGAACAAAAGGAACGACCCCGGTTACATCTACATCTCCAACAACAACCTCCCGCTCCGCATGCTGCCCAAGGAGAAGAGCGTGGAGAGGAAGGGCTCCGGCGTCGGCGGTGAGATGCTGCTGCGGGCCAAGCGGCACTTCTTGCCTCCCGCCTCGGCCATGGAGTCGCTCTGCAGTCGGCAATTCAACTCCACCATCACGGGACTGTGGAGAAAGTGCCACCGAGAGGGGTTTGACTTGGAGACGGAGGATTTGATCTTTAAAG GATTGGTTCCGCGCTGCACGCCAATAAAATACTACTACTCATCCTCAACGCTGCCCAGGAACCTGCCAATCAATCTGACCAAGACAATAAGGCAGGATGAGTGGCACGCGCTCC ACCTGCAGAGGATGACTGCCAGCTTCGTAGGCATGGCCATATCCATAATCCTGTTCGGCTGGGTCATAGGCGTGCTGGGCTGCTGTAAGGAGCATGATCTGATGCAGTATGTCGCTGGACTTCTCTTTCTCATGGGAG GGACGTGCTGCATAATCTCTCTTTGCACATGTGTGGCCGGGATCAACTTCGAGCTGTCCCGCTATCCCCGCTACATGTTTGGCATACCAGAGGACATCAGCCACGGTTACGGCTGGTCCATGTTCTGTGCGTGGGGAGGACTGGGCCTCACACTACTGGCTGGTTTCCTGTGTACACTCGCCCCTTCCCTCTACCCTCCACAAACCCCTGTGGTGCACAAGCCCAGGCAGGAGAATGGCAGCGTGTGA